TAAAGATAAATCGTTCATCTTACTTTACTTCGTTTGTCGAGTAAGACGGAAGTAAGGAGAAATCCTGAAGGAACGCGCCTCTGTTAACGATGAAACAAAGCGAGTTTGATTATCTTAGGAGGCGAAAGCTATGGAACTTTGTTATCGCGGACTTACCTATAATTACAATCCTCCCACTATCGAAATGGGAGAAGAAAAGGTTGGTGGAACCTATCGCGGTTTAGAATGGCGGTTCCGCAACATCAAGAAAGCACCAGTGATGCAAACCAACCTGGATCTCAAATATCGTGGATTGAGCTATCATGTCGGCAGTGAAGTCAAAGCACCGCAAGCTATTCCAGAGGTAGCACCAGTTACCCCAGTGGTTGCTGCGGCAGCATCGATGGCTGGAT
Above is a genomic segment from Roseofilum reptotaenium CS-1145 containing:
- a CDS encoding DUF4278 domain-containing protein; the protein is MELCYRGLTYNYNPPTIEMGEEKVGGTYRGLEWRFRNIKKAPVMQTNLDLKYRGLSYHVGSEVKAPQAIPEVAPVTPVVAAAASMAGSVAETARALMISRDRSIKTRQQAMLGRLATEVGLTADSGKYWSRIQGKIQPTFRVNYEHHVGSYS